The following DNA comes from Streptomyces sp. NBC_00273.
AACGCGGAATTTCTGCATTTCCCCGCAGGCCTCAGAGCCGGCTGGCACGCTGTGAGACCCGGAACCACGGATTCACAGGCCGTGGCGTGTGCAGACCGACCGAGATGCTCGAAGCGAGGCACCGCATGGACGCTCCGCCCACCAGATCGGACAGACGCGAATCGGCCCGGATATCCGGCGAGGACGGTGCGATCGAGCCCTCACCGGATGCCGTACTCATCCGCCGGACCCTCGCGGAGATCGCCCCCGTCGCCGACAAGGTGACCTCGTACTTCTACGCTCTGGTGTTCACCGGGCACCCGGAAGTGCGCGGCATGTTCCCCGCCGCCATGGACATACAGCGGGACCGGCTCCTGAAGGCACTGCTGACCGCAGCCGAGCACATCGACAATCCCGCCGTCCTCGTCCCCTATCTGCGCCGACTGGGCACCGGGCACCGCAAGTACGGCACGATGGCCGGTCATTACCCGGCGGTCGGCGAGGCCCTCGTCGGCGCACTGGCCCGGTACGCGCGGGACAGTTGGGGACCCGAGACGCAGGCCGCCTGGGTGCGGGCGTACACCGCGATCTCCCAGATCATGATCGACGCGGCGGCGGAGGAAGAGGCTAAGGCCCCCGCGTGGTGGCACGCCGAGGTGGTCTCCCACGATCTGCGCACCCCCGACATCGCGGTACTGACCGTCCGCCCCGACCAGCCCTACGCCTTCCTCGCCGGCCAGTACGCGAGCCTGGAGACCCCGTGGTGGCCGCGGGTGTGGCGGCACTACTCCTTCGCCTCGGCGCCGCGCGCCGACGGGCTGCTGTCCTTCCACGTCAAGGCCGTCCCCGCGGGCTGGGTCTCCAATGCGCTGGTGCGCCACGCCCGTCCGGGAGACGTACTGCGACTGGGACCGCCGGCCGGGTCGATGGTGGTGGACCACACCACGGACAACGGCATGCTGTGCCTGGGCGGGGGCACCGGGATCGCTCCGATCAAGGCGCTGATCGAGGACGTGGCCGAACACGGCGAGCGACGGCCGGTGGAGGTGTTCTTCGGGGCCCGCAGTGACAGCGACCTTTACGACAAGGACACGCTGCTGGGGCTCCAGCGCTCGCACCCGTGGCTGTCGGTGCGCCCGGTGGTCGGCGACGGGCTGGCCGGACAGTTGCCGCACGCGGTGGGGGAACACGGGCCGTGGAGCTCGTACGACGCGTTCATCTCCGGCCCGCCCGCGATGATCCGCAACGGCGTGGACGAGCTCCTGCGGATAGGCATCCCCTGCGAGCGGATCCGGCACGACGCCGTGGAGGAGCTGGCCGGCATCGCCGATTGAGACCGGAGGCAGCCCACCGGTCTCAGCCCGGCGTCAGCCCAGGTCGGGAGCGTGCATGGCGCGGACACCCTCGATGTTGCCGTCGAGATAGTGCCGCAGGGACAGCGGGACGAGATGGACGGCGGCGATGCCCACCCGGCTGAAGGGCACGCGGACGATCTCGTACTCGCCCTCGGGCTCGTCTACCTCGGGGCCGTGCCGGAGGTTCGGGTCCATCGATTCGAGGCGGCAGACGAAGAAGTGCTGCACCTTCACACCGGTCACCCCCCTGTCGGCGATGTGCTCGACGGTGTCGACGAAGCAGGGCACCACATCGGTGATCTTCGCGCCGAGCTCTTCGTGGACCTCCCGGTGGAGGGCGTCGACGACGGTGGGGTCCGAGGACTCCACTCCCCCGCCGGGGGTGAGCCAGTACGGGTCGACGCCGGGCCGGGTGCGTTTGATGAGGATCAGGTCGTCACCGTCGAGCAGGATCGCGCGGGCGGTGCGTTTGACCACGGGACGTTCGGTCATGGGAGAAGAGTGGCCCGCCACTCCGCTTCTGAAACGCGCCACGGGCCGGAAAAGAGCGGGCTCACCAGTGCACTGCGGCATCCAGCAGCCGGTCGTGCGCCCGAGCGAGGTGGGCGAGGGCCAGGCTCCCGGTGCGTACGACCAGGAACCAGGTGCGCAGCGGCGGCACGGCGGGCTCCGCCAGCGCCACGATCCGACCGCTGTCGAGGGCGTCCTGACACAGGTAGCGGGGCAGGACGGCGAGCCCGGCGCCGGCCCGGACGCACTCCAGTACGGCCCGCAGGTCGGGTACGACCACGGTGGCGGACAGGGACCTGGCATCGGGCAGGGTGTCGAAAACGGCGGCCCAGTAGCGGGTGACGAGCGGCAGGCTCTCGTGGACCTCGACCAGCGGGATGCCGTCCAGTGCGGCGGAGCCCTCTTCGCACAGCCGGTCCGTGTCGACGAGGGCGGCCCAGTAGGGCGCGGCGACCAGGACGTGCTCCTCGTCGCACAGCGCGGTGGCGGTGAAGAGCCCGCCCCGGGGATGGGCGGTGGTGACGACGAGGTCGTGGTGGCCGGCGGCGAGTCCGTCGAGGGTGGCCTCGGCATCGGTCTGCGGGGCGGCGCGCAGGGTGTGGCCCTGACCGACGAGGACGGCGAGCGCGGGAAGCACGCGCAGGCACAGGAACTCGGGAGGTCCGGCGACGTGGAGGGTGCGCAATGCGCCGGCGGCCTCCCGTTCGGCCTCGGTGATCCGCAGCAGGGCGTCGAGGTGCGGGGCGGCCTTGTGGGCCAGCTCGTCGCCGACGGCGGTGGGGGTGACGCCACGGGCCCGGCGGTGGAAGAGCGGGCGTCCCAGCTGACGCTCCAAGGTGCGGATCTGCGAGGTCACGGCGGGCTGGGACAGTCCGAGGAGGGTGGCTGCGCGCGTGAAGGAGCCGGCCCGGTGGACGGCGACGAAGGTGCGCAGCAGGGTCAGGTCCATCGCTGCACCTCTCGGTGGGGGCCTTCAACTATAAATATGCAGATAGCTCCCTGTCGTTACCGTGATTGGACTCTGACGCAGAGTCAACTAGCCTTGTCGCGTGGTTCTTCGCGCGCAGAACCCGGGGCGGTCCGAGCCACCAGGGGGGAGGCTCGGACCGCTTCACACGGCGACGGCCGTCCCCGGTTCAGCCCTAGGCCCTGTCGTCAAAGTCCCGTCGGGCCCGCGACGCCCGGCACCACACCTCGCTGCGTTGTCGGGGCACCCGAGTACGTCCAGTACACGGGCGCCCCTCCGCCTTGCGATGCACGGCACCGGACGCCGCGGGCTCGGCCGACGCCACTTTGACGACAGGACCTAGGCGCCCGCGTGGTCGAGGGCGCGCAGCACGTCCGCGACCAGGTCCTCGGTGTCCTCTGCGCCGGCGGAGAAGCGGATGAAGCCTTCCGGCACGGCGTCGCCGCCCCAGCGTCCGCGCCGCTCGGCGGTGGACCGTACCCCGCCGAAACTCGTGGCGTCCTCGACCAGGTCCAGGGCGGCCATGAACCGCTCCGCGTGCGCGCGGTCGGGCAGGGTGAAGGAGACCACCGACCCGAAGCCCCGCATCTGCCGGGCGGCCGTCTTGTGGGAGCGGTCCGTGGGAAGCCCCGGGTAGCGCAGTCCGCTCACGTCCGTCCGGTGCCTCAGTGCCTCGGCGACGGCCAGTGCGTTGGCCCACTGCCGGTGCGCGCGCAGCTGGATCGTGGCGAGGGAGCGGTGGGCGAGCCAGGCTTCCATGGGCCCGGGAATCGCGCCGACGATCTTGCGCCACCGCCGGACGCGGGCGGCGAGCTCCGGATCGCGGCAGACGACGTACCCGAGCAGTACGTCGCCGTGGCCGGTGAGGCCCTTGGTACCGCTCGCCACCGAGAAGTCCGCCCCCAGCTCCAGGGGTCGCTGCCCGAGCGGGGTGGCCAGGGTGTTGTCGACGGCGACCAGGGTCCGGCCGGCGTGCGCCGCGTCCACGAGGCGGCGTACGTCGCACACGTCGAGCCCGGGGTTGGAAGGGGTCTCGATCCACAGCAGCCGGGCCCCGTCGAGGGCCGTGAGCTGGGCGTCGTCGCCGGTCGGAGCGGTGCGCACGTGGATCCCGTACGCCTCCAGCTGCTCGCGCAGCAGGGGCAGGGCCTGGTAGCCGTCGTCGGGCAGGACCACGGTGTCGCCGGTGTGCGCCTGGGAGAGGAGGACGGCGGAGACCGCAGCCATGCCGGAGGCGAAGACGATGGTGTGCACGTCCTCGCCGGGGGCCTCCAGTTCCCCGATCGCCCGTTCCAGCAGCGTCCAGGTGGGGTTGGTGTCGCGCCCGTAGGCGTACGGGCCTTCGACGTCACCGGGGAGGTGGAAATGGGCGGCGAAGACCGGTCCGGGCAGGGGCGGTTCGTTCTTGACGGCCTCGGGCAGTCCGGCCCGGACGGCTCGGGTGCCGTCGCCGAGCGCGGCCGCTCCGGCTTCCTGCGGGGCGTATTCGTTCACGCGGTGTGCTCCTTCACGGCGGCGCGTACGGCGTCCAGCAGGCCGGGGCTCGCGGCCTCGACCAGCTCCAGGCACTCCTCGAACCCGTCGAGCGGCCCGTAGTAAGGATCCGGTACGTCGGTCTCCGCGGCCGGTGCCGCCGGGTCGTAGGACCGCAGCAGCCGCACCTTGGCGGCGTCCTGCGCAGTGGGTGCGAGTGCCCGGAGGTCCCGTAGGTGCCCGGCGTCGAGCGCGATGACGAGGTCCAGGCGGGCGAACCAGGAGGAGCGGAACTGGCGGGCCCGGTGGTCCTGCTCGTAGCCGGCCGCCTCGAGGACGGCGATGGTGCGCGGATCGGCACCGTCCCCCTCGTGCCAGCCGCCGGTGCCGGCGCTGTCCACCTCGACCAGGGTCTCGAGGCCGTCGGCCGCCACGTGGGCACGGAAGACCGACTCGGCCATGGGGGAGCGGCATATGTTGCCCGTGCAGACGAAGCAGACGCGGTACATGGCAGGCCCGTTCAGTTCTTGTCGGGCAGGACCATGTTCATGGCCCAGGAGACGATGGAGATGATCAGGCCGCCGAGCAGAGCGGTCCAGAAGCCGTCGACGTGGAAGCTGAGGTCGAGCTGCGAGGCCAGCCACGAGGTCAGCAGCAGCATCAAGGCGTTCACGACGAGTGTGAACAGGCCGAGGGTGAGGATGAACAGCGGCAGCGAGAGCAGCTTCACCAATGGCTTGACGAGCAAGTTGACCAGGCCGAAGACCAGCGCGACCAGGATCAGGGTGAGCGCCCGTCGGCCCGTGCTGCTGCCGTCGTCGAGGGTGATGCCGGAAAGCAGCCAGATGGCGACGGCCAGGGCCGCCGCATTGGCGAGCGTCTTGACTACGAAATTCGTCATGTGTCTGATCGTGGCAGAGAAGATCCCGGTGGAACATCCGCAGATCAGCGGATGCAAGGGAACGATCGAGTACAAGGGGCACAACGAGGATGAAAGCCTTCCGGCTTGACGAGCTCGAAGCGGAGCGGGCCGCGAACGACGGCGCCTATCTGCAGTTCCTGCGCGAGCGGAACATGTCGGTCGGGCTGTACGCGCTCGATGCCGGACAGATCGATCCGCAGCTGCCGCACCGCCAGGACGAGGTGTACTTCGTCGTCAGCGGCCGGGCCTCGATCACCGTCGGGGAGGAGACGACGACCGTGGCGCGCGGCAGCGTCGTCTACGTCCCGGCGGGTGTTGCGCACAAGTTCCACCACATCACCGAGGACCTGAGGGTGATGGTGGTGTTCTCCCCGCCGGAGGGCTGAGCGGCCCGCTCGGATGAGGGTCGCGGCCCTGATCCCCCTAAGGGGCGGATCAGGGGACTCCGAGGGCTCGCGGGCCCCGATACGAGGCCTTGGACTCCTAGCATCGAGAGCAGGAAGTAGCGGACGAAGCCACGGA
Coding sequences within:
- a CDS encoding phage holin family protein: MTNFVVKTLANAAALAVAIWLLSGITLDDGSSTGRRALTLILVALVFGLVNLLVKPLVKLLSLPLFILTLGLFTLVVNALMLLLTSWLASQLDLSFHVDGFWTALLGGLIISIVSWAMNMVLPDKN
- a CDS encoding cupin domain-containing protein, giving the protein MKAFRLDELEAERAANDGAYLQFLRERNMSVGLYALDAGQIDPQLPHRQDEVYFVVSGRASITVGEETTTVARGSVVYVPAGVAHKFHHITEDLRVMVVFSPPEG
- a CDS encoding globin domain-containing protein; the encoded protein is MDAPPTRSDRRESARISGEDGAIEPSPDAVLIRRTLAEIAPVADKVTSYFYALVFTGHPEVRGMFPAAMDIQRDRLLKALLTAAEHIDNPAVLVPYLRRLGTGHRKYGTMAGHYPAVGEALVGALARYARDSWGPETQAAWVRAYTAISQIMIDAAAEEEAKAPAWWHAEVVSHDLRTPDIAVLTVRPDQPYAFLAGQYASLETPWWPRVWRHYSFASAPRADGLLSFHVKAVPAGWVSNALVRHARPGDVLRLGPPAGSMVVDHTTDNGMLCLGGGTGIAPIKALIEDVAEHGERRPVEVFFGARSDSDLYDKDTLLGLQRSHPWLSVRPVVGDGLAGQLPHAVGEHGPWSSYDAFISGPPAMIRNGVDELLRIGIPCERIRHDAVEELAGIAD
- a CDS encoding LysR family transcriptional regulator, yielding MDLTLLRTFVAVHRAGSFTRAATLLGLSQPAVTSQIRTLERQLGRPLFHRRARGVTPTAVGDELAHKAAPHLDALLRITEAEREAAGALRTLHVAGPPEFLCLRVLPALAVLVGQGHTLRAAPQTDAEATLDGLAAGHHDLVVTTAHPRGGLFTATALCDEEHVLVAAPYWAALVDTDRLCEEGSAALDGIPLVEVHESLPLVTRYWAAVFDTLPDARSLSATVVVPDLRAVLECVRAGAGLAVLPRYLCQDALDSGRIVALAEPAVPPLRTWFLVVRTGSLALAHLARAHDRLLDAAVHW
- a CDS encoding NUDIX hydrolase, with protein sequence MTERPVVKRTARAILLDGDDLILIKRTRPGVDPYWLTPGGGVESSDPTVVDALHREVHEELGAKITDVVPCFVDTVEHIADRGVTGVKVQHFFVCRLESMDPNLRHGPEVDEPEGEYEIVRVPFSRVGIAAVHLVPLSLRHYLDGNIEGVRAMHAPDLG
- a CDS encoding cystathionine gamma-lyase; protein product: MNEYAPQEAGAAALGDGTRAVRAGLPEAVKNEPPLPGPVFAAHFHLPGDVEGPYAYGRDTNPTWTLLERAIGELEAPGEDVHTIVFASGMAAVSAVLLSQAHTGDTVVLPDDGYQALPLLREQLEAYGIHVRTAPTGDDAQLTALDGARLLWIETPSNPGLDVCDVRRLVDAAHAGRTLVAVDNTLATPLGQRPLELGADFSVASGTKGLTGHGDVLLGYVVCRDPELAARVRRWRKIVGAIPGPMEAWLAHRSLATIQLRAHRQWANALAVAEALRHRTDVSGLRYPGLPTDRSHKTAARQMRGFGSVVSFTLPDRAHAERFMAALDLVEDATSFGGVRSTAERRGRWGGDAVPEGFIRFSAGAEDTEDLVADVLRALDHAGA
- a CDS encoding low molecular weight protein-tyrosine-phosphatase is translated as MYRVCFVCTGNICRSPMAESVFRAHVAADGLETLVEVDSAGTGGWHEGDGADPRTIAVLEAAGYEQDHRARQFRSSWFARLDLVIALDAGHLRDLRALAPTAQDAAKVRLLRSYDPAAPAAETDVPDPYYGPLDGFEECLELVEAASPGLLDAVRAAVKEHTA